A segment of the Melospiza melodia melodia isolate bMelMel2 chromosome 24, bMelMel2.pri, whole genome shotgun sequence genome:
TATTcaggataataatgaaaactcgtgactccttccagagttttgacacagcttggccctgattggccaataagtcaaaacaattcacatgaaactaacgaaacaaccacctgtgggtaaacaatctccaaacacatttcaaatgagcaaaacagaggagaagcaaattagATAATTGTTGTCataatttttctctgaggcttctaagcttcccaggagaaaatcctgggtgaagggatttttcataaaatacaaaTGCCACACTCAATGAGATGGCTGAACTTCCATCAATGAGGCAGATTTATTACAGCTTAACTCTCTTTATTTCTTCCCCTCTGGACTGCAGCTCACGTGCCCATCCATCCCTATGCTTCCAATGGGGTTTGCCTGGCCTGGAATTACGAGGCTGCCCTGTCAGTGATACACACACACAGGTGTGTGGTCTGCGTGCTCGCAGGGCACCTGCACGACGGCGCCTACTGCCGGGACCTGCACGGAGTTCATCACCTCACCCTGGAGGGGCTCATCGAGACCCCCCCCGACAGCAACGCCTTTGCAACTGTTCATGTCTATGAAGATAAAATGGTGCTGAAGGGAAGGGGCAGAATTCCTGACAGAGTTATGCACTTCTGAAACACCAGGCAAAGACACTGTTCTTCTGCAGGAAGGACTTGGAtaaaaaatggacaaaaatgtCCATTTTTGGAGATTCAGCTGTTTGCTTTTAGAAAGCTGTGCATGGCTGATCCTTATTGCTTTAGCTCAGGCGTTCTTCTCTTGGATACAGAATTTTAGAAACTGTGTTTCTGTAAGAGAGCACCTGACTTCTTTTTGGAGAATAGAGAAGGACAGTTATTTAAATTAATATACTGGAATGCAGAATGTTGAATTCCAACACCCAATCCAGACTGGATTGCTACTGTGAAAAGATGTAAACCATATAACAAATATTGCTCAAAAAAAGCCCCTAATGCTGTTCTCTAAGACTGGATTGCTACTGTGAAAAGATGCAAACCATATAACAAATATTGCTCAAAAAAAGCCCCTAATGCTGTTCTCTAAGACTGGATTGCTACTGTGAAAAGATGCAAACCATATAATAAATATTGCTCAAAAAAGCCCTAGTGCTGTTCTCTCAGTGAGCATTAAAGCATGCAGAGTTGTACCTGCCCATCCACatctctatttatttattttctgtgaaCATTACAGTGAGGTCTCATGTCTGGCAGAATATATCCAGCCTGTAGCCTAATTCAGTCTTCCAAGTTTGCTTTAAAAGACTAAAGTAATCCTCAGAGAAAGCTGAGACCATCTGTGCTGCACCATGGAATGCTGCAGATGGCtcaggctgtgctgtgtgtgcacagctggGATCACCTGCAGCAGTGCTGAGAGTGAGCTCTGACACCCATCTAAATAAAAGTGTTGTGTGTTACACCTGGagctgtcctggctctgtcccAGCCAGATCCTGAGTCCATTTTATCCACCTGTGCTtctttctccaggatgaacagtgGGACATGCTTGCTGCTGCAGGGCTACTGTGTGGGTCCTGCTTTCCAAGAAAAATGAGGTGAGCTGCAGAGTTGGGACAGTGCCCACATCCGCTGTGGCAGGCTTGAATATGCATCTCCCAGAAAATAAAAGATATGGAGGCTTTCATTGAGTTTTCTTATAAAAAGTAATGTTTATTATTCAGTAAAACCAGTGACTTTCAGTTaatagtaaaaatattttttcagatatATTCTACATGTGATCTTAGCACTGAACAAATACAGACTGCTCAATTTTCCAAAAAGTCTGAAATGGGTTGTCCAGGCACATTATTGAAAGTTCTATGGCTGTAAATAGTCATTTATTAAAACAGTATTTGCTCTATTTGTTCCTTACATTACAGAATAGATTTCCCAAACTATGAGGTGATTGGAGAGTAATCCAGGGCTACAGTGATATCCTGAATATACCATCAGAACAGACATTAGATCAATGGTGTTTGGAAAATGTAAGAAGCAGCAAGGTGAATAGTTTCTGTAGAAAAATTCCCCACTCAGCTTTGACAGTGTTCCTCAACATTTTACCAAATctcagctggcactgctggaagCAGCCAGGCATTCTTGGGTGCTATCAAACTGACACCCGCCTTTCATTAAGCACCAAAACCAAAGGCAAATAAGGTCAGCATAGTCACTGCAGACTTTCTCCCATCCCATTAAATCACAGTTTTGCAGTGTGTTGGCCAAGACTCTCGCACGTCTTTGTTCACATAAATGTACAGCCACGAAACAAAGGGGAACAGGGCAACAACAACTGCAGCAACCAAACGAGCTCCTCCCAGGGGACTCCTGTAACAGAACAAATCCAACAGAGCTGCTTCAAATCACTGAAtctctgaggctggaaaagacctccacgATCATCAGGTCCAACTTTGCATACCACCACACCCACCAAACCCTACAGAGTAGTGCCACATCCAGTGATTTTTTTGTGAACACTTCcaaggaatggtgactccaccacctccctgagcagcctgtgccaatgTCTGACCTCTCTTTCAGTGAAGGAATTTTCCCTAGAATCTAATctcagcctcccctggcacagcttgaggctgtttcaactggtcctgtcactgttccctggaagCAGAGCCTCACCCCTAccaggctgcaccctcctgtcagagagTTTTAGACTGAAAAgctcccccctgagcctccttttctgcagACTGAGCCACCCCAGCTCCCCTGGTGACTCctggtgttccagacccttccccaactCTGTTCCCTTCACTTCTAGTCCCTCAAAGTCCTTTTTGAAGTGAGGTGCTCAAACCAGACCCCAGGACTGGAGgtgcctcagcagtgccagcacaggggacaagcACTGACCACACCATGATGGGACAGCCCAGGATGTCCCTGCCCACTGCTGCAGCCACCACATAACAATCACATCAGCCTGCAGCTGGGAAGAGCAGAGAGCCCTTGCCCAATTTAATGGGGCTCCTATGGATGTATCACCAGTCTTTTCTGGAGAGGCACAAAGAATTTTCAGACAACTCAGGCTACAGAAACTAGCTGGAATTAAATAAAGCACCTTAAGTAATGGGAAAATTCCCCTATGATGGCAGGGGGACAAAAAAAGTGCTTCATGTAGCCTTACATTCCCCCCTGACCCAAATTTATCTGTGCAAGATCCTCCAGGCTGCTACTGCTTGGGCACCTGGCAGGTTCAGAGGGTGACATGAAACAGCAAAACAAGCTGCCAAAATCAGCTGTGTGTTTTCAAGGAGCTAGTCACTAAATGTGAACATTGGAATGCattataaaaaaagagaaaataaaacttACTTTGCTGAACTGCGGCAAAGACTCATCCATATTGTAATAATCACCAGGCCAAACAATTCtctaaaaagccaaacaaaaaacaGATCAGAAAATAATACAAACAGATGTTTATGTTCCTACAATACAAATTTTGCCTCCAAAACAGTAGTGGCTGCTCCTTTGGAGTAGTTACTAGAATTATAAAGGTATTTACAAAGAGCAACTTTGCTTCACACCACAAATCTACAAATCGACATGACAGCTAAACAGCTGCAGAAATTCCTGCCTCCACATTTTGTTCTACTGCTGGATTTATATTCCATAGTACATTTTTCTCATTAACACAGGCAAAGCAGGCACATTTCTCTCATTGAAACCGAGCAAAGCAACATTCCAGTTTTCCAGACTGTGATTAGGTACAGAAGTAGCTGCCAGGGCTTCACTTCAGTACTTTACAAGCACCTACTTTTTACACACCTCAATGTCCAGGTGAGAAATTCTCCCTTGTCCTCCATCCCTTGGAGGACTCAGCAGCCCATGCCAGATAAACATGAATTTGGTATCGCCTCAAGAGTTCCTAAAACATTACCACTCCTTCAGATCCAGGAAAAGAGCACAAAGCTGTTTCACTGCACTTGTGCCCTGGTGTCTGAAAGCCAGACAAGTAAATCCAACTGCCACAATCAGGGAGGCAATGACTGttcccttccctgtgcccaagCAGTCACTGGTTTGGAGCGTTATGGTCCCTCCTCTTTGGTCTGATTCCTCTGGACCAACAGCTCTCACTGCAACAGCCCAGGAAATAAAGTTTTGGAAGGTGACACCAGGAGGAGATGGCCTGGTGAGTTGGATTTGGGCAGGGGCACATAAAACCCACTGCTTACCTGCCTTCCTCTTCATGAAAAATGTTTCCTTGAGCATAAGCAAACAAAGAGCAAGACAAGGCAATGGTCCCAACAA
Coding sequences within it:
- the TMEM220 gene encoding transmembrane protein 220 → MAARLWRLCNLLMAAFFGLAAAVQVNDPDAGLWTVVYLVPAALTLLVSINPSITDNGVWRNLCDLHSAGCVVGTIALSCSLFAYAQGNIFHEEEGRELFGLVIITIWMSLCRSSAKSPLGGARLVAAVVVALFPFVSWLYIYVNKDVRESWPTHCKTVI